The genomic stretch GTCCGCGGGCTGGTCGCGTGCGGCGGGCGCACCGTCGAGACCCGGTAGAGCCCGCCGGTCTGCAGCGACTCGACGGTCACCGAGGTGTCCGCCGGGATGCCGGCTGCCGCCAGCACGTCGCGGAGCCGGGGGCCGGTCCAGTCGCCGTCCGCGCTCCACCCCTCGACGCAGGTGATCGGCAGCCGCTCGGTGTGCTGGTCGAAGCCGGCCAGGTCGGCCAGGCTGAGCTCCAACCGTTCCGGGCCCTCCACGACCAGCCGGAAGGCGGGATCGACCGCGGTCTCGGTGACCCCGGCACCGGCAGCGGTCTGGTTGACCGGCACCCCCTGGGGGCCGACGCCGGGCGCTCGCGGGGCGAGGCCGGAGACCGGGCTCAGCGCGCTGATCGTCTGGCCCCAGGTGGTCAGGGCGACCGCCCCGACGCCGAGGCCGGTGGCCAGCACGAAGGTGCGCCGGGACACCGCGCCGTCCTCCGCGGCGGCATCGGTGGCGGCCACCTCGTCCGCCTGCGCCGCGGCCAGCCCGGCGGTCGCCGCAGGAGAGCCACGGCGGGCCAGCCCCCGCCGGATCTGCGGGGCGTAGGCGCCGACGTGCACGGCGACGGCGCCGATGGCGATCCAGCCGGTCCAGTAGTGCGCGACCGTGAAGAAGAAGCCGAACGGGTACCACTGGCTGATGTTGATCAGGCCGGTGGCCAGCTGCATGACGCCGGCGCCCACCAGCACCAGGATCGACAGCCGGCTGACCACCCCGGCCACGGTGGACACCGGCGGCCAGCGGAACAGCTCCGGGTAGACCGTCCACAGCTTGACCAGGATCAGTGGGATGGCTGCCAGGCCCACGGCGACGTGGGTGCCCTGGGTGACCCGGTACAGCCACACCGGCTCGGCCGGCCAGGTGAACCAGCCCGGTGGCTGCTGGATCCAGTGGCTGATCAGCCCGGTGCCGAAGCAGACCAGGAAGGCCGCCCCCAGCCACACCCCGACCCGGGCGGTGCGCCGCTCGGAGTGCAGCGGACTGGGGAAGGCACCGCGCCGGAAGGGGCCGCGGCGCAGCCCCTCCGGGGGGTCGGGCAGCCGGGCGCCGAGCAGCCGGTCCAGGGCGGCGGTCACGGCAGCCCCGCCGCCACCTCGTCCACGGTGCGGCGGGTGCGGCTGTCCGGCGGGCAGAGCGCGGCCACCGCGACCGCGTCGGGGAAGTGGTCGACGTCGGTGAGCTGCGGCAGGTCGAGCACGGTCAGCCCGGCGCCCTCCAGCGCGGCCCGGGTCAGCACCGCGGTGTCGTCGCGGGACATCGGCACGTCGGGCAGCACCTGCGCGCCGTCGGGGGAGTGCAGGCCGAGCGCCCACCAGCCGCCGTCGGGGGCGACCCCGAGGACCGCCGTCCCCGGACCGGCGTCGACCAGCCGGTCCAGCGAGGCCGCGAGCAGCTCCGGGGTCACCTGCGGGGTGTCCATCCCGATGAGCAGCGTCGGGGTGGTCGCGTGTGCCCCGGCCATCGCGTCGGCGAAGGCGGCGGCCAGCCGGGTGCCGAGGTCGCCGTCGACCTGCGGGACGACGACGCAGCCGGACAGGTCGAGGTCCCGGGGCGCGCCGTCGAGGGCGACCACCCGGCGGGCGACGTCGCTGGCCCGGACGACGTCGAGGGTGTCGCCGACCGCGGCCGAGGCGATCGCGGCGGCCTGCTCGGGGGTGCACGGCGGGGTGAGCCGGGTCTTGCTCCTGCCCGGCACCGGCGCCTTGGTGATCACCAGCAGCTGGGTCACCGTCGTCGGGGTCATCGCGCCAGCACCTCCCGCATGTCCCGGATCGTGCGCAGCGTGCCCAGCGCGGTGCCGGTCACCTTGGACTTCGTCCCCTCGGCGCGGGGGGCGTAGTCGACGTCGACCTCGATGATCCGCCAGCCGGCGTCGGCGGCCCGGGTGACCATCTCCAGCGGGTAGCCGAACCGGCGGTCGGTGATGCCCAGGGCGAGCAGCGCCTCGCGGCGTCCGGCGCGCATCGGCCCCAGGTCGCGCAGCGCCAGCCCGGTGCGGCGGCGGAGCATCACGCTTAGCGCGGTGTTGGCGACCCGGGCGTGCAGCGGCCAGGCGCTGCGGTGCGTGGGCCGGCGCCGGCCGAGCACCAGGTCGGCCTCCCCGGCCAGCACCGGGTCGGCGACCGTCGGCAGGTCGGCGGGGTCCATCGAGGCATCGGCGTCGCAGAAGCAGACGACGTCGGCGGTGGCCGCCTCCAGCCCGGCGTGCGCGGCGGCGCCGAACCCCCGCTGAGGCACGTGCACGACGGTCGCGCCGTGGTCGGCGGCGATCTGCGCCGAGCCGTCGGTCGAGCCGTTGTCGGCCACGATCGCGCGGTAGCCGGCGGGCAGCCGGGTGAGCACCGCGGGCAGCGCTCCGGCTTCGTTCAGGCAGGGGAAGACGACGTCCGGCACGAACGGACGGTAGCCGGGTTCGACGGTCATCGCCTGCTGTTCGGTCGTGGACCACCGATCGGATGACCTCGACCGGCCGGCCCGGCGCCGCGCCCCTACTCTCGACCCGGTGCAGACGGCGCCCGCTCCGGTCGAGTCCCCGCGGGGCGGGCAGCGCCGGCCCCTGGTCGCCGTCGCGCTGACCGCGCTCGTCGTCGTGGTCACCGGGTTCGTCGGCTGGCGGCTGAGCGAGAACGGCGTCGTCCTCCACCTGCTCGGCGGGTACGTGCTGCGCGGCGGCTTCGGCGTGGTGCTCACCCCGGCTGTGCTGCTGCCGGTGGCCGTCGGGCTCGCCGGCGTGCTGTGGGGGCCGGCGCTGGCTGCCCGGGCGAGCTGGCGGCTGCTGCTGCCGGCGTCGGCGCTCGCCTCCGCCGGCTGGGCCGTGGGGTTGGCGCTGAGCTCCGGGGTGCACCGGCTGACCGAGCCGCTGGACTCGGTCTACGAGTACCCGAACGACGTGCCCCGGGTGGGCTCGATCGGCCAGTTCCTGTCCGGGTTCGCCGCCTCGGTCCCGGCCGACTCCGCGGACCCGTGGACCACCCACGTCGCCGGCCACCCACCCGGCGCCCTGCTCGCCTTCGTGGCCCTCGACCGGCTGGGCCTCAGCGGACTCGGCTGGGCGGCGGCGCTGTGCGTCGCCGGCGGGGCGCTCGCCGTCCCCGCGGTGCTCGTCACGGTGCGGGCGGTGGCCGACGAGGCGAGCGCCCGGGTGGTGGCGCCGTTCCTGGTGCTCGCGCCGGTCGCGCTGTGGGTGGCGACCAGCGCCGACGCGTTCTTCGCCGGGGTGGCCGCCTGGGGCGTCGCGTTGCTCGCGACGGCGGCCGCCCGTGCGCCGGGCCTCGCGGCCGACCTGCGTGCCCTCGGCGGGGGGGTGCTGATGGGGGCGGCGTTGTTCCTCTCCTTCGGGCTCACCGCGCTCGGCCTGGTCGTGCTCGTCGTGGTGCTGGTGCACCGTGGGCGGCTCGGCTGGGTCGGGGTGGCCCGGGTGCTCGGCGTCGGCGCGGTGGGCGTGCTGCTCGTGGTCGCCGCCTTCGCCGTCGGCGGCTACTGGTGGGTGGAAGGCTTCACCGTCGCCGGGGACCGGGTGCGCTCCGGCCCGTCGTACGCGAACCGGCCGCTGCCGTTCTTCCTGGTCAGCAACCTGGCCGCCGGTGCGCTGGCCATCGGGCCGGCCGCGGTCGCCGGTCTCGCCTCGCTGCGCCGCCACCGGCTGGCGCTGGTGCCGCTGGCCGCGCTCGCCGGCGTCCTGGTCTCCGACGCCACCGGGCTGGTGCGCGGGGAGACCGAGCGGATCTGGCTGCCGTTCTACGTCTGGCTGCTGGTGGCGACGGTTTTCCTGCCGCCGCGCCAGCGCCGGGTCTGGCTGGCGGCCGCGGTCGTGCTGGCGATCGCGATCGAGGTCGTCGTCCGCACCGAGTGGTGACCCGCGCATGATGTCCCGGTGACCGGGGTGTCGGGGGTGGTTCGGTGAGCCGGCGGGGCTGGGCGCTGTTCGTCGCGATGGCG from Modestobacter roseus encodes the following:
- a CDS encoding glycosyltransferase family 2 protein — encoded protein: MTVEPGYRPFVPDVVFPCLNEAGALPAVLTRLPAGYRAIVADNGSTDGSAQIAADHGATVVHVPQRGFGAAAHAGLEAATADVVCFCDADASMDPADLPTVADPVLAGEADLVLGRRRPTHRSAWPLHARVANTALSVMLRRRTGLALRDLGPMRAGRREALLALGITDRRFGYPLEMVTRAADAGWRIIEVDVDYAPRAEGTKSKVTGTALGTLRTIRDMREVLAR
- a CDS encoding TIGR04282 family arsenosugar biosynthesis glycosyltransferase, yielding MTPTTVTQLLVITKAPVPGRSKTRLTPPCTPEQAAAIASAAVGDTLDVVRASDVARRVVALDGAPRDLDLSGCVVVPQVDGDLGTRLAAAFADAMAGAHATTPTLLIGMDTPQVTPELLAASLDRLVDAGPGTAVLGVAPDGGWWALGLHSPDGAQVLPDVPMSRDDTAVLTRAALEGAGLTVLDLPQLTDVDHFPDAVAVAALCPPDSRTRRTVDEVAAGLP
- a CDS encoding molybdopterin-dependent oxidoreductase, whose translation is MTAALDRLLGARLPDPPEGLRRGPFRRGAFPSPLHSERRTARVGVWLGAAFLVCFGTGLISHWIQQPPGWFTWPAEPVWLYRVTQGTHVAVGLAAIPLILVKLWTVYPELFRWPPVSTVAGVVSRLSILVLVGAGVMQLATGLINISQWYPFGFFFTVAHYWTGWIAIGAVAVHVGAYAPQIRRGLARRGSPAATAGLAAAQADEVAATDAAAEDGAVSRRTFVLATGLGVGAVALTTWGQTISALSPVSGLAPRAPGVGPQGVPVNQTAAGAGVTETAVDPAFRLVVEGPERLELSLADLAGFDQHTERLPITCVEGWSADGDWTGPRLRDVLAAAGIPADTSVTVESLQTGGLYRVSTVRPPHATSPRTLLALQLSGEPLDLDHGYPVRLIAPNRPGVMQTKWITRIAPGTGGIGA